DNA sequence from the Phycisphaerae bacterium genome:
ATCATCGACATGTCCGGCTTGGATTTTATTGAATCAACAGGGTTGGGAGGAATCGTGGCAGGGTACCTTCGGCTCCGACGCAGCCAGGGTGAGCTTCGGATCGTCGCCCCAGCGCCGGCCATACGCCAGCTTCTCGAACTGACCCGCTTGACCCAGCTTTTCACTGTTCACGCGAACATCGAATCCGCCAGGAAGGCCCCCCCGGCGAGCCGTTGAGGGACTTTCTTTAGGGGACTGCCCTCGATGCCTATGGCGAAGGTCCGCATGGAACACCCAGCCGATCCAGCAATGGAGTTCCGCAGTCCGATGATTCTCATGATAGCCGAGCGACCGGCCGAAATTCTTGAAGCCGAATAATTCGAGGACATATAATTGTATTAGGGCCTCCGGACCGGCAGCCGATTTGAAAGGCAAATGGGGTTTCAGGCGTCATAATACTCATGAAACTCACGGTTCGATCAGGTCGGGGTCGGCGCTCCGCGGGGGGGCGGTTTCGAGGAATGATTATGAGCCCAATGGCGACCGTGGCCTGCGACGCGGACCGTCCTTGTGCGATGGAACGAGTTGGAGGATCCATGTACGTTAAAACTGGTGGTCTTCGCCGGTGGTCGTCGTGCGCGTTGATTGCGGCTTTCATGGGGGCCGTCGCGCCGGTAAGGGCTGAGCCGCACGAACCGCGATTGGCGACGGCCGATGCCAAGGAGCTTTGGCGTAAGGGGTCCGACCAGGTCCTTGCCGGAGACTTTGGCAGCGCGATCAGCACCTTGGAAAAAGTGCAGTCGCTCGAGCCCGGACACGAAGAAGTGGCGTCGGCGATTTCCTGGATGCGCGAAGCCCAGGACCTGGCGGATAGCCGCGAGCGGCTCCGCGCGGCGACGTTTGAATATTACGTCGCGAAGGCAAAAAAGTCGGTCAAGGAAGCGAAGGAAGCCGCCCTGCGGCCTCCGTCGGACGACAACGAGAAGTCCGCGAAGGACGACGTCTCCGCGAAAGATGGGGAGGACCAAGAGGCCGCCTCATTAACCGGGCACGAGGAGGAGTCCCTGCCCAAGGAGGATGAGGACAGCGAGAGCTTTAAGTGGAGCCGGGCCCTCGGCTACGCCTTGTCCGCCATGGCCAATTCCGGGGACGAGGATGAATTCCGGAAGGAGCCGTGGCTCGATGAGATTATTACCCACACGTTGTCCGAGATCGATCGGCACAAGAGCAAGAACGAGTGGCCGGATGCGGCGGCGCTTTATAGCTATCTGAGCAGTCTCTACCCGAAGCGCAAGGCCTACGAGGAAGGCTTTGAATTCTGTCGAAAGCGGGCGCACCTGGATTACGTTTACGGCCCGAAGAGCAACTGGCGGTCGGATCTCCGGGACGTGTCGTCCAGTGTCATCCCGCAAATCCTGGAGCGGATGGAAAGCGATTACGTCGAGGAAGTGGACTTTAAGAAGGCCTGCGCCGACGGGCTGGACCACCTGCTGATTCTGGGCCAGGCGCGTTCGATCGCGAAGACGTTTCCGACCTTGAGCGATCAGGACCTCGTCAATCATTTCACCGCCCGGATCAACGGGTTATTGAAGAACCGTGTCAATGGAAGGGCATCCCTCGCGCCGCGGCACGTGATGGAAGTATTCCGCCGCGTCGTGGAGGCCAACAACGAAAGCCTGCGCCTGCCGGAATCTGTCCTGGTCGATGAATTTGTCACCGGCATGTTCGAGCCGCTCGATGAGTTCACGTCCGTGATCTGGCCGGCGGAGGTCGAGGAGTTCAACAAGCACACCCGTGGGGAGTTTGTCGGCGTCGGCATTCAGATTACCCAGGACATCGGCAAACACATTCGCGTCGAATCGCCGCTGGAGGATTCGCCGGCCTATCGCGCCGGCATCAAGCCGGGCGACATGATTACCGCCGTGGACGGCAAGAGCACGCTGGACATGTCCATTAACCAGGCCGTCAGTGAAATCACCGGCGAGCCGGGCACCAAAGTGACGTTGACCGTTAAGGACGCCGTCAGTGAGGAGATTCGCGACGTAGTCCTGGTCCGCGAGCAGATTAAGCTGCGAACGGTTCGCGGCCATCTGCGCGACAATGCCAAGCCGACCGGTTGGGACTACGTCATCGATTCAGAAACCAACATTGGCTACGTTCGCGTCAGCGGCTTCATGGACAAGACGGTCGAAGATCTCGACCGCGCCTTGAAGCAGATGAGGGCGGACGGCGTTCGCGGGCTGATCCTGGATCTTCGCTTCAATCCCGGCGGTCTGTTGACCTCGGCCAAGGACATGTGCGAGCTGTTCATCGGCGAGGGGGAGCCCATCGTGAAGACGAGGGGCCGAAATCGGCAGCAAAACATGGAGATCAATTCCCGCGGCCGCCGGCGCTTCGGCGACCTGCCGCTCATCGTTCTGGTGAATGAATACAGCGCCAGCGCCAGCGAAATCGTCGCCGGGGCGGTCTCCGGCCTCAAGGAAGCGTGTATCGTGGGAACCCGGACCTTCGGAAAGGGGAGCGTGCAAAACCTCATTCCCATCGCCGACAATCGGGCGTATCTCAAACTGACAACGGCCCACTATTACCTTCGCGACAAGGACCGGCCGGGAGATGGCTGGTATCTCCTGCACAAGAAGCCGGACGCCGACACATGGGGCGTCGAACCCGACGTCGTGGTCAAGGTGATCCCGATGGAGAACAGCAAGATCGTTCGCCTGCGGCGCGAGCGCGACCTGCTCAAAGGCCGGGACCAGGCGTCGATCCCCAAGGATGTCCTGGAACGCCGCCCAACGAGTGAACCGGCTGAAGACCTTCCGAAGGACGAGGACCCCGACGTCGATCCGCAAATCGCCGCTGCGGTCAACATGATGCGGATCAAGCTCCTGTCCAACCAGCCCTGGGCGTTGACGCCGCGGCAATACCGCGCCGTGTCGCGCTCTAATGACAAGATGAAAGAACCCCTCGACCGGTAGGGATCTACCTCAATCGATTGGTGGGGTGGCACGGTCTGGCAGCAGCCAGGCCGTGGTGCCGCTCGGCTATCCGAGAAGGTAGGACACCGCGTCCACCAGATCGTGGATGTGGCGGCCGACCATCCACATCGGCAGGATCATGAGTCCCACTCCGAGCAGCACGAGACCGGCCCCCATGGGCGATGGAAGCTGTGCGACCGACTGAAGCCGGGCATGCAGGGTATGTCCGATCAGGGGGACCAGATCGCGGGCCGTTTCGTTCTGCGCGTCAAAGTGCAAAGTGACATTTCGAAGCAGGGAGAACTTGCGGACTTCGATGGAAAGACACCCGGAATCGGCGTGCCACACGCGGCCGTCCCAATGGCCGCTGAGTCCCAGTTGCCGAAGGGCGATCGTCAGGAGCTTCACGCACCGGGGTTCGGCGACGTTGTAAACAACGAAGCCGGCGTGGGTCCGTGGCAGCATGTACCAGAACGCCGTGACGGCCATCAAAAGACCCGCCACCAGCGGAACGTAAAGTTGCCCCCGGATGAAATCGGGGACGGGCCAAAGCAAGACCGGGATCAAAACGCTGGTCAGTGCGAGAAAATCCGAGCGACTGGTGACGATCCAGGGGCGGGAGTGGCTGTTGACCAGGCCGAGTATCAGGAAATAGAGGGCGATCGGCGCAACATTTCCGACAAGCATCAGGACATCCAGGACCTGGTAGCTGTCGGC
Encoded proteins:
- a CDS encoding S41 family peptidase, which produces MYVKTGGLRRWSSCALIAAFMGAVAPVRAEPHEPRLATADAKELWRKGSDQVLAGDFGSAISTLEKVQSLEPGHEEVASAISWMREAQDLADSRERLRAATFEYYVAKAKKSVKEAKEAALRPPSDDNEKSAKDDVSAKDGEDQEAASLTGHEEESLPKEDEDSESFKWSRALGYALSAMANSGDEDEFRKEPWLDEIITHTLSEIDRHKSKNEWPDAAALYSYLSSLYPKRKAYEEGFEFCRKRAHLDYVYGPKSNWRSDLRDVSSSVIPQILERMESDYVEEVDFKKACADGLDHLLILGQARSIAKTFPTLSDQDLVNHFTARINGLLKNRVNGRASLAPRHVMEVFRRVVEANNESLRLPESVLVDEFVTGMFEPLDEFTSVIWPAEVEEFNKHTRGEFVGVGIQITQDIGKHIRVESPLEDSPAYRAGIKPGDMITAVDGKSTLDMSINQAVSEITGEPGTKVTLTVKDAVSEEIRDVVLVREQIKLRTVRGHLRDNAKPTGWDYVIDSETNIGYVRVSGFMDKTVEDLDRALKQMRADGVRGLILDLRFNPGGLLTSAKDMCELFIGEGEPIVKTRGRNRQQNMEINSRGRRRFGDLPLIVLVNEYSASASEIVAGAVSGLKEACIVGTRTFGKGSVQNLIPIADNRAYLKLTTAHYYLRDKDRPGDGWYLLHKKPDADTWGVEPDVVVKVIPMENSKIVRLRRERDLLKGRDQASIPKDVLERRPTSEPAEDLPKDEDPDVDPQIAAAVNMMRIKLLSNQPWALTPRQYRAVSRSNDKMKEPLDR
- a CDS encoding STAS domain-containing protein, giving the protein MTLPSSGTTSAARSDQPFDLRVEQSGHEAVVRLTGSCTMVVAGQLGECLLRLASESVRVIIIDMSGLDFIESTGLGGIVAGYLRLRRSQGELRIVAPAPAIRQLLELTRLTQLFTVHANIESARKAPPASR